Genomic segment of Nocardiopsis mwathae:
TGGCCTCGGCCGCGACGACCGGCAGGCCGCTGGCCATGGCCTCCAGTGTCGCGATGCTCTGGAGCTCGGCGATGCTGGCGATGGCGAACACGTCCGCGGCGCGGTAGGCGACCGGCAGGTCGTCGTCCTCGACGAAGCCGAGGAAGTGCACCCGGTCGGCGACTCCCTCGGCCTCGGCGCACCGCTCCAGGCGCTGGCGCTGCGCCCCGGTGCCCACCAGCACCAGCTGCGCGTCCTCGGCGGTCACCAGCGGCAGCGCGCCGATGAGGTCGTCGATGCGCTTCTCCTCGTCCAGGCGCCCGACGAACAGGACGGTGGGCCGGTCCGGGATGCCGAGGCGGGCACGCAGGTCGCGCCGGTCCGACCGCCCAAGGCGTTCCCGCACCCCCGTCGGTGCCCGACCGCAGGGGTGGAAGCGCACCAGGTCGATGCCGCAGGACACGGCTTCGACGGGGCTCGTGTAGCCCTGGTCGACCAGGAGCTGTGCCGCGGTCCGGGTGGGCGTGGTCACGTGGTCGACGTCGGCCAGCACGCGGCAGAAGTCCCGCCAGGCGAACGCGCCGACGGCGTCACGCAGCCCCGGCGGGATGTACATGTAGTTGAACAGGTTCTCCGGCATGAAGTGGTTGGTGGCCACCACCGGGATGCCGTGGCGGCGCGCCGCCGCGATCAGCAGGCGCCCGACGATGAAGTGGTTCTGGACGTGGACGACATCGGGCCGCAGCCGCACCAGCAGCCGGTCGATGTGGCCGGGGACGCCGAGCGGGATGGCGAGCCGCACGGTGTCGTGCACCAGCGACGACATCGAGCGGAGCCGGTGCTCGACCACGCCGCCGGCGTGGATCACCCGCGGTGGGCCGTCCGGGGACTGGCACAGGACGTGCACGTCGGCGCCGCGCTCCGCCAGCCCGTGGGCGAGCCGCGCGGTGAAGAAGGCGGCGCCGTTGACGTCGGGCGGGTAGGTGTCGGTTCCGATGAGCAGGCGGGGCCGCTCGGAGCCGGACCCGGTGCGCTGCCGGGGTACGCTCCTTGTCCTTGCGCGGCGGCCGGGCGAGGAGTGGGTGACGGCCATGGTCGGGTCTCCTGGGATGTGCACACGGGGGATGGGGGCGCGCGCCACGATTCTGATCGTCCTCGGTGGCCCGCTGCCATCTGTGCGATGACGCGGAGAAGTCGGCTCAGTACCACCTGATGCTGCGAACGATACGCGAGCGCACGGGTGTCTAGGAGAGGGGCGGCCGGTGTGTTGCCGCGGGTGACCGCCGGCGGGCGGGCCTCGCGACGCGCCCGAGCGGGGGTCGCCGCTGCTCGGCTCCGCCGGGGCCGAACGCTGTGAACTGGGCGGATACGGAGGGGCGGGCGTGCGTTGCACGTGCACGCGCCGGGGCCGTCTGCGCATGAGGAAGGAACACGCAGACGGCCCCGCGACCGCAAGTGGCCACCGCCGTGGTGATGTGCGGCCACAGTGGCGGCACTCCGAGCGGTGCTTCCGTCCTGTCCAACGCTCCCGGCGACCGCCCGGGTTCCCCGGCCCGCCCGCCTCCTCCGGGGTTTCGAGCCATCCGGACTCGCCGATACGCGCACACACGAAAAGCCTCCGGTGCATGTCCCCCACGGCATGCACCGGAGGCCGCTGGGCGGCCCTCGCGGGCCTAGCTTCCGGTTCCGTTCGCGGTCTGGGCCGACAGGGTCAGCTCGGCCTCGCCCGACTTCCCGTCGCGCTCGTAGCCGACCGTGACCTTCTCGCCGGGCTGCAGCGAGCGGATCTGCGCGATCAGCGCGTCCGGGCTGTCCACGGCTTTGCCGTCGACCGAGGTGATGATGTCGCCGCGCTCCAGTCCGGCGTCGGCGGCGGCACCGTTCTTCGCGGTGTCGACGACGGCCGCGCCCCGGCCGTCGCGAGTGCGGGTGATGGTGGCGTCGATCGCCGCGTAGCTGGCGCTGCCCTCCTTGATGAGCTGCTCGGCGATGGGCTTGGCCTGGTTGATCGGGATGGCGAAGCCGAGGCCGACCGATCCGGCCTCACCGGACTGGTCCGTGCTCGCGATCGCCGTGTTGATGCCGATGACCTCGCCGTTCATGTTCATCAGCGGGCCGCCGGAGTTGCCCGGGTTGATCGGGGCGTCGGTCTGGATCGCGTTGATGACGGTGGAGGTCTGCGGCTGGCCCTCACCGCGCGGCGGTTCGAAGCCGAACGGGTCCAGCGGGTCCTGGGGCTGCTGCCGGTCGGGCCCGGCGCTGCCGGTGTTCACCGGCCGGTCGAGGGCGCTGACGACGCCGGAGGTCACCGTGCCGGACAGGCCCAGCGGGGAGCCGATGGCGACGACGTCCGCGCCCACCTCGACCTTGCCGGAGTCCCCGAGCGTCGCCGGGGTGAGGTCGGACTTCCCCTTGGCCTTGATGACCGCGAGGTCGGACACCGAGTCGGTGCCGAGGATCTCGGCTTCGGCTTCGCTGCCGTCGTTGAACTGCACCAGGACCGTGTCGCCGCGGGCGTCGGCGACGACGTGGTTGTTGGTCAGGATCTCGCCGTCGGAGCTGATGACGACGCCGCTGCCCCCGGCGTTGCCCGCCTGGATGGACACGACGCTCGGCAGTGCCTTCTCCGCGACTTCGCTGACGCTTCCGGTGGACACCGAGCTCGCCTGGCCGTTGGTCAGCGAGCTGATGGCGGTGCCGCTGCCCCGGTCGAGGAAGTAGGTGGTGGCGACGGCTGCGGCGGGGCCCACGATGAGGCTGGTCACCACCGCGGTGGCGGCGACCGCGGTGAGCAGCTTCTTCTTGCCCCACGGCTGCTCCTGCCGGGGGCCCTGGCCGCCGGGGCCGGGCGCGGGCAGGCCGAACGCCGCCTCGGGCGGGGTGCCCTGCCCGCCGCCGTGGCCGCCGGGGGCCGGGTGCGGCCCGCCGGGAACCGCGCCGAAGGTCTGGGGGGTGGAGGTGCCGGGTGTCCACGCCCCCGGTGGCGGGGTCGGCCCGCCGATCGGCCCCTGCTGCCCGTGCGGGCCCGGGTGGCCGTGCTGACCCGGCCGGCTCTGGGTGTCCTCCGGCCGCTGCGGGGCCGACGGGTCCTGCCGGGCGAAGTGCCAGAAGCGCGCGGTGCCCTCCGGCTCCGGGGCGTCGGGTGTCGCCGGGGAGTCGTCGGCGGCCGGGTCGGCGTGCGGGGTCGGCTCGCTTTCGGCGGGCGGAACGGGCGTGGTCTCGGCGCGGTCCGCGGCGCTGTCGCGGCCGCTCCCGTCGCGGTTGTCCAGGTCGTCGCGGCCCTCGCCGTTCGGGACACCGCCGTGGGGGTCGTGTGCGCTCATGTGGTCCTCCGGACGAGTGGCTCGGGAGCGGGGGCTGGGCGCCCCGCTCGGCTCCATCTGTCCCCAGGATCGACCCCGAAGGTTAGAACGCGGTATGACCCGGCCTAGGGCGTGTTTGGCGGATGCTTTCCGGTAAGTGAGCGGCCGTCCGGGGCGGCGCTCGCAAGCCGCTGCACGAAGTCAATCCAGGTCGGCTTCACGAGTGGAGCGGCGCAGCGAGCGTCGTTCCGGTGGCCGCGAGCCGGGAATGATCCGTCAAACACGCCCTAGTGTCCTGATTGGTTAGTTCGTTTATGGTTGTGGGATGAGTCTTCCCGGACCGAAACCGCCACCGCTGGACCTGTCCGAGGACGAGCGCACCGAGCTCCAGCGGTGGGTCAGACGCCGCAAGACCGCCCAGGACCTGGCCCTGCGGGCGCGGATCGTGCTCGCCTGCGCCCAGGGCATGTCCAACGCCCAAGTGCGGCGCGAGCTGGGGGTGTCGGCGCCCACGGTGACCAAGTGGCGGCAGCGCTTCGCCGAGCACCGCTTGGAGGGCCTGACCGACGAACCACGGCCGGGCCGGCCGCGCACCGTCACCGACGCCCAGGTCGAGGCGGTCGTGGCCGCGACCCTGGAGACCAGGCCCGCCCACGGCACCCACTGGTCCACACGCTCCATGGCCAAGCACACCGGCCTCACCCAGAACGCGGTCTGGCGGATCTGGAACGCCTTCGGCCTGCAACCCCACCGCACCGAGTCGTTCAAGCTCTCCACCGACCCGTTCTTCATCGACAAGGTCCGCGACGTGGTCGGCCTGTACCTGGACCCTCCCGAACGGGCGGTCGCGCTGTGCGTGGACGAGAAATCCCAGATCCAGGCCCTCAACCGCACCCAGCCGGTCCTGCCGATGATGCCCGGCACACCCGAGCGCGCGACCCATGACTATGTGCGCGCGGGAGTGACCAGCCTGTTCGCAGCCCTGGACACCGCCACCGGCCGGGTGATCACCTCCATCCACCGCCGGCACCGCGCCACGGAGTTCAAGAAGTTCCTGGCCAAGATCGACCGCGAGGTCCCTGCCGAGCTGCAGGTACACCTGGTCCTGGACAACTACGCAACGCACAAGACACCCGAGATCCGCAGGTGGCTGCTGCGCCACCCCCGGTTCCACCTCCACTTCATCCCGACCGGCTCGTCCTGGCTGAACCTGGTCGAACGCTGGTTCGCCGAGATCACCGAGCGGCTGATCCGCCGCGGCACCCACCGCAGCGTCCAAGCCCTGGAAAAGGACATCCGCGCCTGGGCCGCGTCCTGGAACGAGGACCCCCGCCCATATGTGTGGACCAAGACCGCCGAGGAGATCCTCGACAGCCTTGCCTTCTACTGCCAACAAATCAACAAACGAACTAACCAATCAGGACACTAGCCGCCGATGGGAGTTCGCCGGACCGCCCGCGGGCAGCGCCGAGCGCCCCCGGCGGGGGTGTGCGGCGTCCGCCTTGGGACGCGCGTGGAAGTAATGCGGGTGTACCCGGAATCCCGGGCGATTCGCGGAACGCGAGATAAACATAGGTATGGGATTCTTTACCACCGAAGAAATCATGCCCGGCGTCCCGCTACCCGGGGCGGAGGCGCTTGGGCCGTCCGCGGTGAACACGGGTCCCCCGCACGCCCGCCGAGTTGTTTTGGCCCCTCTTTTTCCGTCCGGGTCACGAAGAGTGCGCCGGGCCGATTCTCCGACCCGACGCATCTCTGCGTTCCGGCACCACCGCGTCTTAGCGCTTGAAGTAGAAGCCGGGGACGCAGTGGCCGTAATACCAGTACCAGAACGGACAGGACTTGGAGAAGTGGTGCTTGGCCGACGTCGTCTCAGCCGACGCCGTCGAAGCCGCAGCCGGGGCCGCGCCCACCAGCATCGATCCTGCCAGAACCGCGCTGGCCGCGATGCTCACTGCCGCTCTTCCCGCCTTGCTGTTCATGTCCCCTCCAGAATCACCTTTGATCGGATCTGCCTGCCACGCGCGCAGCGCTATGTAGATGGCAAGCATGCGGACACATCCAGAATGACGCACGTACGGGGGGCGATAAAGAAAGCGAAAGTAAGAGGAATCTCTTTTTCCCGTTACCCCGGCGTGGATGGTTGCGCCCACCCCGGAGACCATCTAGCGGCGCGCGGCTCCCGGGTTCCGCGCGGGACACGCCGGAAATAATCGGCGACGACGCGCTTTCCGCGTTCTTTCCGGCGGGTCGCGCGCTAGTAGCCCTCCCAGCCGCGCTCGTGGTAGCCGATGATGTAGGGGTGCAGCAGGCTGGAGGGCTTCACCTCGCCGGGGAGCCGGTCCTTCGGGAAGACCTGGGCCGCGCCCAGCACGCGTTCATCGAGGAAGCGCAACTCGGGGTGGTCCTCGGGGAGCCGCGGCTCCGGCGGTGCTCCGGTGTCCGCCGCGATCAGGTAGAAGCCCCAGTTCCCGAAGCTCGGCACGTCCACGTGGTAGGGGGTGACCGCCATCCCCGCCTCCTCCAGGGCCAGGCCCACGCTCCAGTAGGCCTCGGGAGCGAAGAAGGGCGACCCGGCCTGCACGCTCGCCAGCGCGCCGTCGGCCAGCGCGTGCCGAAGCAGCGTGTAGAACTCCACGGTGTACAGCTTGGAGGTGCTGACGTCCTCCCCGTCGGGCATGTCGACGATGACGGCGTCGAAGCGGCGGCCGTTCTCGCGCAGCCAGTTGAACGCGTCCTCGTGCACCACCTCGACCCGGGGGTCGTCGAACGCGTCGCCGTTGAGCCCGCGGATGACCGGATCGGTGCGGGACAACTCGACGACGGCCGGGTCCAGGTCGACCAGGGTGACGTGC
This window contains:
- a CDS encoding S1C family serine protease translates to MSAHDPHGGVPNGEGRDDLDNRDGSGRDSAADRAETTPVPPAESEPTPHADPAADDSPATPDAPEPEGTARFWHFARQDPSAPQRPEDTQSRPGQHGHPGPHGQQGPIGGPTPPPGAWTPGTSTPQTFGAVPGGPHPAPGGHGGGQGTPPEAAFGLPAPGPGGQGPRQEQPWGKKKLLTAVAATAVVTSLIVGPAAAVATTYFLDRGSGTAISSLTNGQASSVSTGSVSEVAEKALPSVVSIQAGNAGGSGVVISSDGEILTNNHVVADARGDTVLVQFNDGSEAEAEILGTDSVSDLAVIKAKGKSDLTPATLGDSGKVEVGADVVAIGSPLGLSGTVTSGVVSALDRPVNTGSAGPDRQQPQDPLDPFGFEPPRGEGQPQTSTVINAIQTDAPINPGNSGGPLMNMNGEVIGINTAIASTDQSGEAGSVGLGFAIPINQAKPIAEQLIKEGSASYAAIDATITRTRDGRGAAVVDTAKNGAAADAGLERGDIITSVDGKAVDSPDALIAQIRSLQPGEKVTVGYERDGKSGEAELTLSAQTANGTGS
- a CDS encoding glycosyltransferase; the protein is MAVTHSSPGRRARTRSVPRQRTGSGSERPRLLIGTDTYPPDVNGAAFFTARLAHGLAERGADVHVLCQSPDGPPRVIHAGGVVEHRLRSMSSLVHDTVRLAIPLGVPGHIDRLLVRLRPDVVHVQNHFIVGRLLIAAARRHGIPVVATNHFMPENLFNYMYIPPGLRDAVGAFAWRDFCRVLADVDHVTTPTRTAAQLLVDQGYTSPVEAVSCGIDLVRFHPCGRAPTGVRERLGRSDRRDLRARLGIPDRPTVLFVGRLDEEKRIDDLIGALPLVTAEDAQLVLVGTGAQRQRLERCAEAEGVADRVHFLGFVEDDDLPVAYRAADVFAIASIAELQSIATLEAMASGLPVVAAEAMALPQLVDIGRNGYLYEPGSRSDLAKYLSEILSDDAERARMGHESREMAAHHDHQRSLARFEEIYAQVADRARNRRGR
- a CDS encoding IS630 family transposase, which encodes MSLPGPKPPPLDLSEDERTELQRWVRRRKTAQDLALRARIVLACAQGMSNAQVRRELGVSAPTVTKWRQRFAEHRLEGLTDEPRPGRPRTVTDAQVEAVVAATLETRPAHGTHWSTRSMAKHTGLTQNAVWRIWNAFGLQPHRTESFKLSTDPFFIDKVRDVVGLYLDPPERAVALCVDEKSQIQALNRTQPVLPMMPGTPERATHDYVRAGVTSLFAALDTATGRVITSIHRRHRATEFKKFLAKIDREVPAELQVHLVLDNYATHKTPEIRRWLLRHPRFHLHFIPTGSSWLNLVERWFAEITERLIRRGTHRSVQALEKDIRAWAASWNEDPRPYVWTKTAEEILDSLAFYCQQINKRTNQSGH